In a single window of the Natronosalvus caseinilyticus genome:
- a CDS encoding glycosyltransferase family 4 protein, which yields MYIFTQITAHSLYTVITELRKTYVLLYVIYVWVIKPMHVCLISSLFPPEMLGGAEKNVRLISKELVERGHQVSVITTTGSADPGPLSYNSDQKDGIEVFRYRPRNVFQPVDIPDQPTWKFIPFKIIDTWNPHSYIILKKIIQKISPDLIHLHNYEGHSGAVFTAAGSYSAPLVHTLHDYSLLHFQPSMYRNGEVWEPGSYFKPYHEINKQLIKQVDKYISPSDFLIQKHKEYGFFQSGDCEVIQNGVPLNDKPQIEKQPPTKEGKIRLLYVGRVSSDKGVDTLIEAVQLNSEKAIQLDILGKGAEREELEKLATDSNIKFHGFVSEEELISYYRNAHATVVPSEWYDNSPTVIYESISMGTPVIAAEIGGIPELLTEETGFLFRSSDARNLSDTINEAYKSITVKSYEECIDRRDHFNIKRHVNELLDVYRDLA from the coding sequence ATGTACATATTTACGCAAATAACTGCCCACAGTCTCTACACAGTAATAACGGAACTCCGGAAAACTTACGTGCTTTTATATGTCATCTACGTATGGGTGATCAAACCAATGCATGTTTGTCTCATATCTAGCCTTTTCCCACCTGAGATGCTCGGCGGTGCAGAAAAGAATGTAAGGCTAATTTCCAAAGAATTGGTAGAACGAGGTCATCAGGTCTCCGTCATCACAACGACAGGTTCTGCAGATCCTGGACCCCTGTCCTATAATTCAGATCAGAAAGATGGCATTGAAGTCTTCCGTTATAGGCCAAGGAATGTATTTCAACCAGTGGATATTCCTGATCAACCGACATGGAAATTCATTCCTTTTAAAATTATTGATACGTGGAATCCTCACTCCTATATCATCCTGAAGAAAATAATCCAGAAGATTTCACCGGATCTCATCCACCTTCACAACTATGAGGGACACTCAGGTGCTGTGTTTACGGCTGCTGGGAGCTATTCGGCCCCTCTTGTCCACACCCTTCATGACTACTCGTTGCTGCATTTCCAACCCAGTATGTACAGAAACGGAGAAGTGTGGGAGCCGGGTTCCTATTTTAAACCATATCATGAAATCAATAAGCAGCTAATAAAGCAGGTTGATAAGTATATCTCTCCATCTGATTTTCTAATACAGAAACACAAAGAGTACGGGTTTTTCCAGAGTGGAGATTGCGAAGTAATTCAAAACGGGGTACCATTAAATGATAAACCCCAAATCGAAAAGCAGCCACCGACAAAGGAGGGAAAAATTCGTCTTCTTTATGTAGGACGGGTATCCTCAGATAAAGGAGTTGATACACTGATAGAGGCTGTACAGTTGAATTCAGAGAAAGCCATACAACTGGATATCCTCGGAAAAGGAGCTGAACGAGAGGAACTGGAGAAATTAGCTACCGATTCCAATATTAAGTTTCATGGATTCGTGTCTGAAGAGGAGTTGATTTCGTACTATCGCAATGCCCATGCCACTGTTGTTCCTTCTGAATGGTACGATAATTCGCCTACAGTAATCTATGAAAGCATATCAATGGGGACACCCGTGATAGCAGCAGAAATAGGTGGGATACCTGAACTACTAACAGAAGAAACAGGATTCCTCTTTCGTTCAAGTGACGCTAGGAATCTATCGGACACGATTAATGAGGCATACAAGAGTATCACGGTGAAGAGTTATGAAGAGTGCATAGATAGAAGGGATCATTTTAATATCAAAAGACATGTTAATGAGTTGCTTGACGTATATCGAGATTTAGCTTAA
- a CDS encoding glycosyltransferase family 4 protein, whose product MTTILSHLVGKNTQSVSLNFEQDILHNITELIENIPGRIESIGILVSRLDESEGAGHVAIRQLRTLRDAGYTPTAFTFEAEIEPDGFRVEEIGNGTLLNDIAVRPRYLFNPLSMLRMARRLSSFDLLVVHQPVLCPVAVLTKYQYGTTTIYYNHHITEPNEKVGLIEKLFGYTVYRGILYSSTKLDSVVSVSKYSRDEYKAKFGKTGPVIYNLIDEEFYHEEVSGSPIRDKFGLDNKPVILYVGRLARSKRVHELIDVYERILNTYPDAVLLLVGRKDESDYTEYLVKQKKESDGQIIFTGMVPESELPHYYAATDVYATCSEKEGFNLTIAEAEACGTPTVAYDIGAHSEVQTNGRLVDLGSKDKFASEIIELLRLS is encoded by the coding sequence ATGACGACAATCTTAAGCCATCTTGTAGGAAAGAACACTCAAAGCGTGTCACTCAACTTTGAACAAGATATCCTGCATAACATCACAGAATTAATCGAAAATATACCGGGCCGGATAGAATCGATCGGTATTCTCGTTTCTCGTTTAGACGAATCGGAAGGTGCCGGCCACGTCGCAATCCGACAGTTGCGCACCTTGCGGGATGCAGGATATACTCCTACTGCGTTCACATTCGAAGCCGAAATAGAACCGGATGGGTTCAGGGTTGAAGAAATAGGGAACGGCACCCTCCTCAATGATATTGCTGTTCGCCCTAGATATCTGTTCAATCCACTAAGCATGCTCCGGATGGCACGCCGCCTCAGTTCGTTTGATCTACTTGTCGTTCACCAGCCGGTACTCTGTCCAGTTGCAGTTCTTACGAAATACCAGTACGGGACGACTACCATATACTATAACCACCATATCACTGAACCTAATGAGAAAGTTGGACTAATCGAGAAGCTTTTTGGGTATACGGTATATCGTGGGATCCTATACTCAAGTACCAAATTAGATAGCGTGGTCTCAGTTAGCAAGTACAGCAGAGACGAATACAAGGCAAAGTTTGGCAAAACCGGCCCCGTAATCTACAATCTTATCGATGAAGAGTTCTACCACGAGGAAGTTTCGGGCTCCCCGATAAGGGATAAATTTGGTCTCGATAATAAGCCGGTAATTTTGTACGTCGGCCGTCTCGCGCGCTCCAAAAGGGTTCACGAACTGATCGATGTGTACGAACGGATTCTGAATACCTATCCTGACGCTGTATTACTCCTCGTCGGTCGGAAGGATGAGAGCGATTATACAGAATACCTAGTCAAACAGAAAAAGGAGTCAGATGGGCAAATAATCTTTACAGGAATGGTCCCCGAGTCTGAACTCCCGCACTACTATGCCGCTACCGATGTTTACGCTACCTGTTCTGAAAAAGAGGGTTTCAATCTCACTATTGCTGAAGCTGAAGCGTGTGGTACACCCACGGTAGCTTATGATATTGGTGCCCACTCCGAGGTTCAGACCAATGGTCGGTTAGTCGATCTTGGCTCAAAAGATAAGTTCGCATCCGAGATCATCGAGTTATTGAGATTAAGCTAA
- a CDS encoding metal-dependent hydrolase, producing the protein MADGLTHVLIAFALATLLSLRYEWLTPRFATVAMVGATLPDLNRLEQVLPPATVESAIGVSISWRPMHSIGGVVIVICIGSLLVQPQYRRAVALLLALGAFSHFVLDLLMIPGSKPYLWPLIGADISIPGFYTSHDRWPALLAILLALGARSIARHRRRRLLETELAGQIDG; encoded by the coding sequence ATGGCCGATGGCTTAACACACGTTCTGATCGCGTTCGCGCTCGCGACGCTGCTGTCGCTCCGCTACGAGTGGCTTACGCCGCGATTCGCGACCGTCGCGATGGTCGGTGCGACGCTGCCCGATCTCAACCGGTTGGAGCAGGTACTTCCGCCGGCGACCGTCGAATCGGCGATCGGCGTCTCGATTTCGTGGCGGCCGATGCACTCGATCGGCGGCGTCGTGATCGTCATCTGCATCGGATCGCTGCTCGTCCAGCCGCAATATCGGCGCGCGGTCGCGCTGTTGCTTGCGCTCGGGGCGTTCTCCCATTTCGTCCTCGATTTACTCATGATTCCGGGATCGAAACCGTACCTCTGGCCGTTGATCGGTGCTGATATCTCTATCCCCGGGTTCTACACCAGTCACGATCGGTGGCCGGCCCTGCTCGCGATACTGCTGGCGCTGGGCGCTCGCTCGATCGCCCGCCATCGACGGCGACGCTTGCTCGAGACGGAGCTGGCGGGACAGATCGATGGCTAA
- a CDS encoding glycosyltransferase: MLGFLEEYDDVLAHMRAAEIFASPSTREGFGITFAEAMAADCTVIAAEHPESAASEVIDDAGFLAAPTVDGVASVLERALTGERPRSDPVTRAQRYDWDTVAEQAERCYRRAIDGNW, translated from the coding sequence CTGCTTGGCTTCCTCGAGGAGTACGACGACGTTCTCGCACACATGCGCGCGGCTGAAATCTTCGCCTCGCCCTCTACCCGCGAAGGGTTCGGCATCACGTTCGCCGAGGCTATGGCCGCGGACTGCACTGTCATCGCGGCAGAGCATCCCGAATCCGCCGCCTCCGAAGTGATTGACGATGCGGGCTTTCTCGCGGCACCAACCGTCGACGGTGTCGCCAGCGTTCTCGAACGCGCACTCACGGGAGAACGCCCACGCTCAGATCCGGTGACCAGAGCTCAACGGTACGACTGGGATACTGTGGCCGAGCAAGCGGAGCGGTGCTATCGACGGGCGATCGACGGCAATTGGTGA
- a CDS encoding metal-dependent hydrolase, giving the protein MRVFPLGHLAFAYLWYVAYAAVTRRPLPARWPLVPLAIGSQVPDLIDKPSAYFGVLESGRSVAHSLLTAVLCVGFITWGAHMLRQRSAHHWIQRLSAVTPAAFAIGYLSHLVGDSIGPLRSGTYAELTFLLWPALPAPRYTADSVAPWVRLLEVYQQPQTHPELPLIVTALVVFIGIRVWAAFGSPTATSN; this is encoded by the coding sequence ATGCGTGTGTTTCCCCTCGGCCATCTCGCCTTTGCGTATCTCTGGTACGTCGCGTACGCGGCCGTCACGCGCCGTCCGCTCCCGGCACGCTGGCCGCTCGTCCCGCTGGCGATCGGCAGCCAGGTTCCCGATCTCATCGACAAGCCGTCGGCGTACTTTGGCGTGCTCGAGAGCGGCCGGTCGGTCGCCCACTCGCTCCTGACCGCCGTCCTCTGTGTGGGCTTCATCACGTGGGGCGCCCACATGCTCCGCCAGCGCTCGGCTCACCACTGGATCCAGCGACTCAGTGCGGTCACCCCGGCAGCGTTCGCGATCGGCTACCTCTCGCACCTCGTTGGTGATAGCATTGGGCCACTGCGTTCGGGCACCTACGCCGAGCTGACCTTCCTGCTCTGGCCAGCCCTGCCCGCCCCTCGCTATACAGCTGACAGTGTCGCGCCCTGGGTGCGCCTGCTCGAGGTGTACCAGCAGCCACAGACCCACCCTGAGCTTCCCCTGATCGTAACGGCCCTCGTCGTGTTCATCGGGATTCGCGTCTGGGCCGCGTTTGGCTCACCAACCGCCACCAGCAACTGA
- a CDS encoding NAD-dependent epimerase/dehydratase family protein produces the protein MDLSGKRILLTGGAGFIGSHLAERLLADDNDVIVADDCSNGRREWVPDNAQFIDADLTDEDAVADVITPDLDLVIHLAARKSVNDDDPKTQFAENTAITHSILERMRAVDVRKIVFTSSSTVYGEAPRPTPEDYAPLEPISVYGTSKLAEEGLVSTYAHSHDFTAWTFRFANIVGPRLRGAVIPDFIEKLRADPDTLTILGNGRQEKSYMYIEDCLDAMQYVIEHTDRPVNTFNLGTRTTTSVTRIADLVSEELGLEPDYEYTGGDRGWTGDVPKMRLSIEKLVGLGWDPTRESDAAVRQTARELAAELD, from the coding sequence ATGGATCTGTCTGGAAAGCGGATTTTGCTAACCGGTGGGGCCGGCTTCATCGGCTCCCATCTCGCCGAACGATTGCTCGCCGACGACAACGACGTCATCGTCGCCGACGACTGCTCGAACGGTCGACGCGAGTGGGTCCCCGACAACGCACAATTTATCGACGCGGATCTCACCGATGAGGATGCGGTCGCCGACGTCATCACACCCGACCTCGATCTCGTGATTCACCTCGCGGCTCGCAAAAGCGTCAACGACGACGATCCGAAGACACAGTTTGCGGAGAACACGGCGATCACTCACTCGATCCTCGAGCGCATGCGAGCGGTCGACGTGCGCAAAATCGTCTTCACCTCCTCCTCGACGGTGTACGGCGAGGCACCGCGGCCAACGCCCGAGGATTACGCGCCGCTCGAGCCGATCAGCGTCTACGGGACGAGCAAACTCGCCGAAGAGGGGCTGGTATCGACGTACGCCCACTCACACGACTTTACCGCGTGGACGTTCCGTTTTGCGAACATTGTCGGGCCACGACTTCGCGGTGCGGTGATTCCCGACTTCATCGAGAAACTGCGTGCGGATCCGGACACGCTGACGATCCTCGGTAACGGTCGCCAGGAGAAATCCTACATGTACATCGAGGACTGTCTCGACGCGATGCAGTACGTGATCGAGCATACGGACCGGCCGGTGAACACATTTAATCTCGGGACGCGGACGACGACGTCGGTAACTCGAATCGCAGACCTCGTGAGTGAGGAACTCGGACTCGAGCCCGACTATGAGTACACCGGCGGCGATCGTGGCTGGACGGGTGACGTGCCGAAAATGCGGCTGTCGATCGAGAAACTCGTCGGCTTGGGATGGGATCCCACCCGAGAGAGTGACGCGGCGGTGCGGCAGACGGCACGCGAACTGGCGGCTGAACTCGATTGA
- a CDS encoding glycosyltransferase family 2 protein, whose amino-acid sequence MATEPAPSEIRTASGEESDPKIGEASESLIVPADSTERPRLSVILPTLNEEAGVGECIDRIEAAIDTLSVRTEIIVSDSSTDRTPEIAREKGAIVVHPDESGYGYAYRYGFQYARGEYIAIGDADTTYDFEELPKLFELVSNGDADMVMGSRLKGEIRPGAMPALHQYVGNPLLTRFLNLFYDAGVSDAHSGFRVLSRDALDQLELTTNGMEFASEMIMEAGARGLEIREVPITYHERKGEETLESFRDGWRHVRFMLKNAPGYLFTVPGLVFGMVGVLLMGLVTFGITIAGIVPGIRSMIAGGLLVLVGYQGVSFGVFSTVATDPIRRPTDPVTTWLCDHITLERGATAGLVVFTAGTVYATYLLITWIANGYDVLPLVAGDIATFVAIAIGIQTVFTSFFIDILTDGSQTPDRSRVPTLDQLELSGQTSAVNEETERSMEGTD is encoded by the coding sequence ATGGCAACCGAACCAGCTCCCTCTGAGATCAGGACGGCCAGTGGGGAGGAATCGGATCCCAAAATCGGTGAGGCCAGTGAGTCACTGATCGTCCCCGCTGACAGTACGGAGAGACCGCGACTGAGTGTTATCCTTCCGACGCTCAATGAGGAAGCGGGCGTTGGTGAGTGTATTGACCGGATTGAGGCGGCAATCGACACACTGAGTGTACGGACGGAGATCATAGTCAGCGATAGTTCGACCGATCGAACGCCTGAGATTGCGCGGGAGAAAGGCGCGATCGTCGTCCATCCAGACGAATCCGGATACGGCTACGCTTACCGGTACGGCTTCCAGTACGCACGCGGCGAGTACATCGCGATCGGTGATGCGGACACGACGTACGACTTCGAAGAGTTGCCGAAACTGTTCGAGCTCGTTTCGAACGGCGACGCTGACATGGTGATGGGAAGTCGGCTGAAAGGCGAGATCCGGCCCGGCGCGATGCCTGCCCTGCACCAGTACGTCGGGAATCCCCTGCTGACCCGGTTTTTGAACCTGTTCTACGATGCTGGCGTCAGCGATGCCCATAGCGGGTTCCGGGTGCTTTCACGCGATGCTCTGGACCAACTGGAATTGACGACGAACGGGATGGAGTTCGCCAGCGAGATGATTATGGAGGCCGGCGCCCGTGGCCTCGAGATTCGGGAGGTGCCGATCACCTACCACGAACGCAAAGGGGAGGAGACACTCGAGAGTTTCCGAGACGGCTGGCGCCACGTCCGCTTCATGTTGAAGAACGCCCCTGGCTACCTGTTCACTGTGCCTGGTCTCGTGTTCGGCATGGTCGGTGTCTTGCTGATGGGACTCGTCACCTTCGGCATCACCATCGCCGGGATCGTTCCAGGGATCCGCTCGATGATCGCCGGCGGACTCCTGGTCCTCGTTGGCTACCAGGGTGTGAGCTTCGGGGTGTTCTCCACGGTGGCAACCGATCCGATCCGCCGGCCGACCGACCCCGTGACGACCTGGCTCTGTGACCACATCACGCTCGAACGCGGGGCGACTGCCGGTCTCGTCGTGTTCACAGCCGGCACCGTGTACGCGACATACTTGCTCATCACGTGGATCGCGAACGGCTATGACGTGCTCCCGCTGGTTGCCGGTGATATCGCCACGTTCGTCGCGATCGCGATTGGGATACAGACCGTGTTCACGTCGTTCTTCATCGATATCCTTACCGACGGCTCGCAGACGCCTGACCGGTCTCGTGTCCCCACGCTGGACCAACTGGAGCTGTCGGGACAAACCAGCGCCGTGAACGAAGAGACGGAGCGCTCGATGGAGGGCACCGATTGA
- a CDS encoding ABC transporter ATP-binding protein: protein MDQNASEHRQSTDLTQPAVRCVGVGHEFTQSRRRTPDRSVTALRDVTLTVEPGELVGLAGPSGSGKSTLLHAIGALLVPTTGMIEVLCTDITTLSAAERTRYRHAHVGFVFQQFHLLPSLSARANVAVPLIQAGVRKRERHDRAETLLEYVGLGDRLDHRPGQLSGGEQQRVAIARALVTDPDVVLADEPTGELDTETGAQVLDLLGDVAADRTVLVASHDDQVLAATDRVIHLQDGAVVTDG from the coding sequence ATGGATCAAAACGCGAGCGAGCACCGTCAGTCCACAGACCTCACTCAACCCGCCGTTCGGTGTGTCGGCGTGGGTCACGAGTTCACCCAGTCTCGGCGTCGAACACCCGACCGCTCGGTCACGGCCCTCCGGGACGTCACCCTCACGGTCGAACCGGGTGAACTCGTTGGCCTTGCAGGCCCCAGCGGCAGCGGGAAATCGACGTTACTCCACGCTATCGGCGCTTTGCTCGTCCCGACCACCGGTATGATCGAGGTGCTGTGCACCGACATCACGACCCTCTCGGCGGCCGAACGTACCCGGTATCGCCACGCCCACGTCGGCTTCGTCTTCCAGCAGTTTCACCTCCTTCCGTCGCTGTCGGCGCGGGCAAACGTCGCCGTCCCGCTGATCCAGGCCGGCGTCCGAAAACGCGAGCGCCACGACCGCGCGGAGACCCTGCTCGAGTACGTCGGCCTCGGTGACCGGCTCGACCACCGGCCAGGGCAACTCAGCGGCGGCGAACAACAACGGGTGGCGATCGCCCGGGCGCTCGTGACCGACCCGGACGTGGTGCTCGCGGACGAACCGACGGGCGAACTCGATACGGAGACCGGCGCCCAGGTGCTGGATCTTCTCGGGGACGTCGCCGCCGACCGAACCGTGCTCGTGGCCTCCCACGACGACCAAGTGCTGGCGGCTACCGACCGGGTGATACACCTCCAGGACGGGGCGGTGGTCACCGATGGGTGA
- a CDS encoding ABC transporter permease yields the protein MGDSRGARWLGVIGLVGSHLASHTRRAPGRTLATVALVALTIAVLLTVTGIAVSLAADSPASTEAAMYVTPDDGGTLSPVVESEGPRLEDAHDRSAAIDAHPDVEYATPVLTEVVQVRTREATDPQIVLALGVVPRETPITIHGLSTAPLDPGDPHYAEGAYDGPETGDLLLPATTAERLDVAEGESLLLRSPRTGAVSQSHEVTAIDDGSSRLELPVIVLRLSELQSLTGTAEADLADHLLVEGDPASPAVHETIESQYPDATIQTAGEVDEGAVYDDDLALATSVIAALVGVLLCTLFIATAAAITVERDRQQLAIFEALGFAGSLRLAIVALTTLALAMAGALVGVALGAGSVALLNRVATETIAPEAIAVFPTTFVPYAVGVALLSGLLALPYPIALARRTTALEELNR from the coding sequence ATGGGTGACTCTCGAGGTGCCCGCTGGCTCGGCGTCATTGGCCTCGTCGGGAGCCACCTCGCGAGCCACACCCGACGCGCCCCGGGCCGGACGCTCGCGACCGTCGCCCTCGTCGCTCTCACCATCGCGGTGTTGCTCACCGTGACCGGGATCGCCGTCTCCCTCGCCGCCGACTCGCCGGCGTCCACGGAGGCGGCAATGTACGTCACACCCGATGACGGCGGGACGTTATCGCCAGTGGTCGAGTCCGAAGGCCCGCGGCTCGAGGACGCCCACGACCGTAGTGCGGCGATTGACGCCCACCCCGACGTCGAGTACGCAACGCCAGTGCTCACGGAGGTCGTCCAGGTGCGCACGCGGGAGGCGACCGATCCCCAGATCGTGCTCGCGCTGGGAGTCGTCCCCCGGGAGACGCCCATCACCATCCACGGCCTCTCGACGGCACCGCTCGACCCCGGCGATCCCCACTACGCCGAGGGCGCCTACGACGGCCCCGAGACGGGCGACCTCCTCCTCCCGGCGACGACGGCTGAGCGTCTCGACGTGGCCGAGGGGGAGTCACTCCTCCTTCGGAGCCCGCGAACAGGGGCGGTCTCCCAGTCACACGAGGTCACCGCGATCGACGACGGGTCGTCGAGACTCGAGCTGCCGGTAATCGTGCTGCGATTGAGCGAACTCCAGTCGCTGACGGGGACGGCCGAGGCCGATCTGGCCGACCACCTCCTCGTCGAGGGCGACCCCGCATCGCCGGCGGTTCACGAGACGATCGAATCGCAGTATCCCGACGCGACGATCCAGACGGCGGGCGAAGTCGACGAGGGAGCGGTGTACGACGATGACCTTGCGCTCGCGACGAGCGTCATCGCCGCCCTCGTCGGCGTCCTGTTGTGCACGCTGTTTATCGCGACGGCGGCCGCCATCACCGTCGAACGGGATCGCCAACAGCTCGCAATCTTCGAGGCACTGGGTTTTGCCGGCTCGCTCCGGCTGGCGATCGTCGCGCTCACGACCCTGGCGCTCGCGATGGCCGGCGCCCTCGTCGGGGTTGCGCTCGGGGCGGGCAGCGTCGCTCTCCTCAACCGAGTCGCCACCGAGACGATCGCCCCCGAGGCCATCGCCGTCTTCCCCACTACGTTCGTCCCGTACGCCGTGGGGGTCGCCCTCCTGTCAGGACTCCTCGCACTGCCGTATCCAATCGCGCTCGCCAGACGAACCACCGCCCTCGAGGAACTCAACCGATGA
- a CDS encoding ABC transporter permease, translating into MILEYSARLLGVLGMSIAELRHRRGRATLVVIAIALAVLAVTLLSSLGLGVLATGEAGFEQADQDLWLTGGPVAITETGGLENPVIDAHRLSDEIAGRDDVESAAPIAFHGVYIGTNSEDLELVPAVGARGAQVDTGEGFTNGTAHYAEGAYDGPMTAEVIVDRTTAERLDLTPGDTVFVGISREGAQDQAFTVVAIADEYQQFLGTSTVVLPLGELQRLAGTTGSDRAAFVVISVADGADVGTVQADLQRAYPDYEVRTNEQQLESMLREQTLLLVSGAMLVGLAVVTGLLLTVNILTLVAYQQRAELTALRALGLSRPVLAGLVGGQGLVFGAVGGTLGLVLTPVLASVLNDAAAWLVGFDGLLRTPPVVYAVGFAIALGVGTLAALIAGWRVSRVVRLEYLE; encoded by the coding sequence ATGATTCTCGAGTACTCCGCCCGGCTTCTGGGCGTCCTCGGCATGTCGATCGCCGAACTTCGCCATCGACGAGGGAGGGCCACGCTCGTCGTTATCGCAATTGCGCTCGCCGTCCTCGCCGTCACGCTGTTGTCGAGCCTGGGCCTCGGCGTCCTCGCGACGGGTGAGGCCGGGTTCGAACAGGCCGATCAGGATCTCTGGCTCACGGGCGGGCCAGTCGCCATCACCGAGACCGGGGGCCTCGAGAATCCCGTCATCGACGCCCACCGTCTGTCCGACGAGATCGCCGGCCGCGACGACGTCGAAAGCGCCGCACCGATCGCGTTTCATGGCGTCTACATCGGCACGAACTCCGAGGACCTCGAGCTCGTCCCCGCGGTCGGCGCCCGGGGGGCACAGGTCGACACGGGGGAGGGGTTCACCAACGGGACGGCCCACTACGCCGAGGGAGCGTACGATGGCCCGATGACGGCGGAAGTGATCGTCGACCGGACGACCGCCGAGCGCCTCGATCTCACTCCTGGGGACACGGTGTTCGTCGGAATTAGTCGCGAGGGTGCCCAGGACCAGGCGTTTACCGTTGTCGCCATCGCCGACGAGTACCAGCAGTTCCTCGGCACGTCGACCGTGGTGCTTCCCCTGGGCGAACTCCAGCGCCTCGCCGGCACAACCGGGAGCGATCGGGCCGCGTTCGTCGTCATCAGCGTTGCCGATGGAGCCGACGTCGGCACCGTCCAGGCCGACCTCCAGCGAGCGTATCCGGACTACGAGGTACGTACGAACGAGCAACAACTCGAATCGATGCTTCGCGAGCAGACACTCTTACTCGTCAGTGGCGCCATGCTGGTAGGGTTGGCAGTGGTGACGGGCCTGCTCTTGACGGTGAACATTCTGACGCTGGTTGCCTACCAGCAACGCGCCGAACTCACGGCCCTCCGGGCACTCGGCCTCTCGCGACCGGTGCTCGCCGGCCTCGTCGGCGGCCAGGGGCTTGTCTTCGGGGCTGTCGGTGGCACACTTGGCCTCGTGTTGACGCCGGTGCTCGCCAGCGTGCTCAACGACGCCGCGGCGTGGCTGGTCGGCTTCGACGGCCTGCTCCGAACGCCGCCGGTGGTGTACGCTGTGGGGTTCGCAATCGCCCTCGGCGTCGGCACCCTTGCCGCCCTTATCGCTGGCTGGCGCGTGAGTCGTGTCGTTCGCCTCGAGTATCTCGAGTGA